The Dehalobacter sp. genomic sequence GCAGTATGTCGGCGCAGAATATGGTGCAAAAGTTGCCGAAGCGCATCACATTGATTATTTTGTCCAGAGCCTTAACAATGACGCGAATAACCAGCTCATCGTTTGCCCTAATCATCACAGTATTATTCATAGACCAATCCGGTATTTAACCGAAAGAAGCTAATTTATTTGTACCCTAACGGAGTCCAGAAAGGCCTGATGCTTAATCACCATTTGTAGGAGGAAAAATTATCCGACGAAAAAAGTTGGCTTATCTCTAAATCAGTTTTGCACTTAAAAGGAGGTACGTCAACGATTGTCTACATTTCGCTTCTGCGATATACTAAAACAAATATTACAACAGGACTAACATACGAATTGGAGAGCACAAGCATGATAACAGGCGAACCGAAAAACAAAGTAGACAAACTCTGGGAGATGTTTTGGACAGGGGGACTGACGAACCCGTTGGACGTCATTGAACAGATTACATACCTAATGTTTATCCGTGACCTCGATCAAACCGATAATACTCGTCAGAAAGAAGTCAGTATGCTGGGTATTCCTTATACCAGCATGTTTGCCGGAAAAGAACATCTGAAATGGACTGTCCTGCGGGATAAGCCTGCAGAATCCATGTATCAGACAATGCAGGCCGAAGTGTTCCCGTTTATAAAGGAATTAAACGGAAATAGCGGGACTTACGCCAAATACATGGCCGATGCGATTTTCAAGGTGCCTACTCCGCAGTTGCTTGAGAAAATCGTAACAGCTCTTGATGAGATGTATGCTCTGATTGACAAGTTGCCGGATAAGCGGGATGCTCGGGGCGACCTGTATGAATACATGCTCTCCAAGCTCTCCACAGCGGGCACCAATGGTCAGTTCCGTACACCGCGGCATATTATCCGCATGATGGTGGAGCTTCTTGACCTGAAACCGATTGATATCATCTGCGACCCGGCCTGCGGTACAAGCGGCTTTTTGGTTGCAGCGGGCGAATATCTGAAAGAACATTATCTGAACGAAATTTTCTATAACAAAGAAGCCAAGACCCATTACGATAGTACCATGTTCACCGGCTACGACATGGACCGCACCATGCTGCGCATCGGTGCCATGAACATGATGACCCACGGCATTTCCAATCCGCAGATCGTGTATAAGGACAGCCTTTCTGACCAGAACAACGATACTGGAATATATACAAAGATCCTGACTAATCCGCCCTTTAAGGGCAGCTTGGATTATGATATTGTATCTAACGACCTTATTAAAGTGACAAAAACAAAAAAGACTGAGCTTTTATTTCTGGCGCTGTTTCTCAGGATGCTTAGAAACGGCGGACGTTGCGCCTCCATCGTGCCGGACGGCGTGCTGTTTGGTTCATCTACGGCGCATAAGGCCATCCGTAAGGAAATCGTTGAAAACCACAGGCTGGAGGCGATTATCTCCATGCCCTCCGGTGTGTTCAAGCCCTATGCCGGAGTGAGCACTGCCGTCATCATCTTTACCAAGATGGGCGGCGGTACCGACAAGGTGTGGTTTTACGATATGCAGTCCGACGGCTACAGCCTGGATGACAAGCGTACGCCGATCGAGCAGAGCGATATCCTTGATATCGTGGCGCGTTTTCATGCGCTGGATCAAGAAGAAGGCAGAGCGCGCACCGAGCAGAGTTTCCTTG encodes the following:
- a CDS encoding type I restriction-modification system subunit M, producing MITGEPKNKVDKLWEMFWTGGLTNPLDVIEQITYLMFIRDLDQTDNTRQKEVSMLGIPYTSMFAGKEHLKWTVLRDKPAESMYQTMQAEVFPFIKELNGNSGTYAKYMADAIFKVPTPQLLEKIVTALDEMYALIDKLPDKRDARGDLYEYMLSKLSTAGTNGQFRTPRHIIRMMVELLDLKPIDIICDPACGTSGFLVAAGEYLKEHYLNEIFYNKEAKTHYDSTMFTGYDMDRTMLRIGAMNMMTHGISNPQIVYKDSLSDQNNDTGIYTKILTNPPFKGSLDYDIVSNDLIKVTKTKKTELLFLALFLRMLRNGGRCASIVPDGVLFGSSTAHKAIRKEIVENHRLEAIISMPSGVFKPYAGVSTAVIIFTKMGGGTDKVWFYDMQSDGYSLDDKRTPIEQSDILDIVARFHALDQEEGRARTEQSFLVPKDEIVSNDYDLSINKYKQSAYVEEEYLHPLEIMTEINELEMEITAGLAELEEMLHG